In Erpetoichthys calabaricus chromosome 2, fErpCal1.3, whole genome shotgun sequence, a genomic segment contains:
- the rag1 gene encoding V(D)J recombination-activating protein 1, producing MAAQMADTPWRPVPSEIQHPYSKFSDWKFKLFRIKSIERAPLCPDKENQPPDVTESESPKDADMLNERPGLAGVMKLCLGGKSKESIQKNSLDLKLAEIDTHMNNLRMLCRLCGSTLKKYQANLEYEVQGLLDNMSREKLRKMGCRASSWPEVILKVFKVDVTGDLETVHPTFFCHSCWKIAIRGGGFCCFSRIRVPQWRPHSVLCKLCFPRGSVKRKGTPQSLHLMKKAKVEMKEQKRRRNGQDEGQPKHWSKLQRQRNLWVKSITRCKKTHLSSSLLTADYPVDFVHSISCQICGHIVADPIQNSCKHLFCRSCILKYTQVMGSHCPVCKVACCSSNLAPPAKSFLNILQSLHIRCPSEDCGEQVKIEDYGPHTLSHREFKANEAYSPINKGGRPRQHLLSLTRRAQKHRLRMLKHQVKMFAEKEEGGDIKSVCLTLFLLALRAGNEHRKADELEAIMQGRGSGLHPAVCLAIRVNTFLSCSQYHKMYRTVKATSGRQIFQPLHALRNAEKALLPGFHPYEWQPSLKNVSSNTEVGIIDGLSGWKASVDDAQMDTIARRFRYDVAMVAALKDLEEDILEGIKEHELDDSSTEVLTVTVKESCDGMGDVSEKHGGGPALPEKAVRYSFTIMSIATRDEEGNNVMIFQESKPNSELCCKPLCLMFADESDHETLTAILGPVVAEREAMKESRLILDIGGLSRCFRFIFRGTGYDEKLVRELEGLEASGSTYVCTLCDSTRVEASRNMILHAITRSHEENLERYEIWRSNPFSESADDLRDRVKGVSAKPFMETHPSIDALHCDIGNAAEFYKIFQDEIGEVFQNPNPTKEERKRWQSALDKQLRKKMNLKPVMRMNGNFARKLITSEAVEAVCELVPSEQRKEALRELVNLYLQMKPVWRSTSPLKECPDLLCRYSFNSQSFAELLSTTFSYRYDGKITNYLHKTLAHVPEIIEKEGSIGAWASEGNESGNKLFRRFRKMNARQSKCYELEDILKHHWLYTSKYLQKFMEAHKNSVKAIEATITPIETEDDPTDVIDSLEF from the exons ATGGCAGCACAGATGGCAGACACTCCTTGGCGCCCTGTGCCTTCAGAAATCCAGCATCCATACTCCAAATTCTCGGATTGGAAGTTCAAACTGTTCCGCATCAAGTCCATTGAGAGAGCTCCACTCTGTCCAGACAAAGAAAACCAACCGCCAGACGTGACTGAGTCTGAATCTCCAAAGGACGCCGACATGCTCAACGAGAGGCCGGGCCTTGCTGGCGTCATGAAGCTCTGCTTAGGTGGAAAGTCAAAAGAATCCATCCAGAAGAATTCGTTGGACTTGAAGCTGGCGGAAATCGACACACATATGAATAACCTGAGGATGCTGTGCAGACTCTGTGGCTCCACATTGAAGAAATATCAAGCCAACTTAGAATATGAAGTTCAAGGGCTACTGGACAACATGAGCAGGGAGAAGTTGAGGAAGATGGGCTGCAGGGCCAGCAGCTGGCCAGAAGTCATCTTAAAGGTGTTCAAGGTGGACGTCACCGGTGACCTCGAGACCGTCCACCCCACCTTTTTTTGCCACAGCTGCTGGAAGATAGCCATTAGAGGAGGGGGTTTCTGCTGCTTCTCTCGCATTCGTGTACCACAGTGGAGACCCCACTCTGTTCTTTGCAAGCTTTGCTTCCCCAGAGGCTCTGTCAAGCGGAAAGGAACTCCTCAAAGCCTTCACCTAATGAAGAAAGCAAAAGTAGAGatgaaagaacagaagagaaggcGGAACGGCCAAGATGAGGGTCAGCCAAAACATTGGTCCAAGCTGCAACGGCAGCGGAATTTATGGGTCAAGAGCATCACGCGCTGTAAAAAAACACACCTCAGCTCCAGCCTCTTGACCGCTGACTACCCTGTGGACTTTGTCCACTCCATTAGCTGCCAGATCTGTGGCCACATAGTGGCGGACCCCATCCAGAACTCATGCAAGCACTTGTTCTGCAGGTCTTGCATCCTCAAGTATACCCAAGTCATGGGCTCCCATTGTCCCGTGTGCAAAGTTGCCTGCTGCTCCTCCAATCTGGCTCCCCCGGCTAAATCTTTCCTGAATATCCTTCAGTCCTTACATATCCGCTGCCCTTCCGAAGACTGTGGAGAGCAGGTGAAGATTGAAGACTACGGACCGCACACGCTCAGTCACCGAGAGTTCAAAGCCAACGAGGCCTACTCGCCGATCAACAAAGGTGGCCGGCCCCGGCAACACCTGCTCTCCTTGACCCGTCGGGCGCAGAAGCACCGGCTCAGGATGCTCAAGCATCAGGTGAAGATGTTTGCAGAGAAAGAGGAGGGTGGAGATATAAAATCGGTGTGCCTCACATTGTTCCTTTTGGCCTTGAGAGCTGGCAACGAGCACAGAAAGGCGGATGAGCTGGAGGCCATCATGCAAG GACGAGGCTCCGGCCTACACCCTGCAGTCTGCCTAGCAATTCGAGTCAACACCTTTCTCAGCTGCAGTCAGTACCACAAAATGTACCGCACAGTGAAAGCGACAAGCGGACGGCAAATCTTCCAGCCCCTGCATGCTCTCCGAAATGCAGAAAAGGCGCTTCTGCCAGGATTTCACCCATATGAGTGGCAACCATCTTTGAAAAATGTCTCAAGCAACACAGAAGTAGGCATCATTGATGGCCTATCAGGATGGAAAGCTTCAGTGGACGATGCCCAGATGGACACTATTGCTCGTAGGTTCCGTTATGATGTCGCCATGGTTGCTGCTCTCAAGGACCTAGAGGAGGATATCCTTGAAGGAATAAAGGAGCATGAGTTGGATGATTCCTCCACCGAAGTTCTTACAGTGACAGTAAAAGAGTCATGTGATGGAATGggagatgtaagtgaaaaacACGGTGGTGGTCCAGCACTACCAGAAAAAGCTGTGCGCTACTCTTTCACGATTATGTCAATTGCGACACGAGATGAAGAGGGCAACAACGTTATGATCTTTCAAGAGTCCAAGCCTAATTCTGAACTGTGCTGCAAGCCACTCTGCCTGATGTTCGCTGATGAATCGGACCATGAGACATTAACAGCCATCTTAGGCCCCGTGGTGGCCGAAAGAGAAGCTATGAAGGAGAGTCGATTAATTTTAGACATTGGTGGACTTTCTCGGTGTTTTCGCTTTATTTTCCGAGGTACAGGCTACGATGAAAAACTGGTAAGAGAATTAGAGGGATTAGAAGCCTCTGGATCGACGTATGTATGCACACTTTGTGACTCTACCAGGGTTGAAGCATCCAGAAACATGATTCTCCACGCCATCACTAGAAGTCATGAAGAGAACTTGGAACGTTACGAGATCTGGAGGTCCAACCCATTCTCAGAGTCTGCTGATGACCTCCGGGACAGAGTCAAAGGCGTTTCAGCCAAACCTTTCATGGAGACCCACCCTTCCATCGATGCACTTCACTGTGACATTGGAAATGCAGCTGAGTTTTACAAGATTTTCCAGGATGAAATTGGGGAAGTCTTCCAAAATCCCAACCCTacaaaagaggaaagaaaaagatGGCAATCAGCTCTGGACAAGCAACTGAGAAAAAAGATGAACTTAAAACCAGTTATGAGAATGAACGGAAATTTTGCTCGCAAACTCATAACCAGTGAAGCAGTGGAAGCAGTTTGTGAACTCGTTCCCTCAGAGCAGCGCAAAGAAGCTCTTCGAGAACTCGTGAACCTCTACCTTCAAATGAAGCCTGTCTGGCGTTCAACTTCTCCACTTAAAGAATGTCCCGACCTGTTATGTCGATATAGTTTTAACTCACAGAGCTTTGCGGAGCTTCTCTCCACCACCTTCAGTTATCGCTATGATGGAAAGATTACCAACTATTTACATAAGACGCTGGCTCACGTACCTGAAATCATCGAAAAAGAAGGATCCATCGGCGCTTGGGCCAGTGAAGGAAACGAGTCAGGAAATAAACTCTTCCGTCGTTTCCGTAAAATGAATGCTCGACAGTCCAAGTGCTATGAGTTAGAAGACATTCTTAAACATCACTGGCTGTATACTTCAAAGTACCTCCAGAAGTTTATGGAGGCACATAAGAATTCGGTTAAAGCTATCGAAGCCACCATCACACCGATAGAGACTGAAGATGACCCTACTGATGTTATAGACTCTCTCGAGTTCTGA